In Terriglobus sp. TAA 43, a single window of DNA contains:
- a CDS encoding class I SAM-dependent methyltransferase produces MATTPNIDQLKQGMRNTWMAGDFGVIAKTISAGAEEFAHSLNIPAGAKVLDVATGTGNVAIPLARSGCIVTGVDIAPNLLVQARERAAAEGLTVTFDEGDAEALPYPDASFDVVVTMFGAMFAPRPELVAKEFARVLRPGGLLAMANWNPESFTGKMLRAGSKHVPPPPGIAPPVQWGDDAIVQQRLADGFTEIHTELAPIAFDLPGGPEAAVQLFRTYYGPTYMAFGRLDEAGQAALAADMVALWSEHNVADDPASHTLVRNEYRKVTARRA; encoded by the coding sequence ATGGCGACAACACCCAACATCGACCAACTGAAGCAGGGCATGCGCAATACGTGGATGGCCGGCGACTTCGGCGTCATTGCGAAAACAATCTCTGCCGGTGCTGAGGAGTTTGCGCACAGCCTGAACATTCCTGCGGGCGCAAAGGTGCTGGATGTAGCGACGGGAACAGGCAACGTTGCTATTCCGCTTGCACGCTCGGGATGCATTGTTACCGGCGTGGACATTGCGCCAAACCTGCTGGTGCAGGCACGCGAACGCGCAGCAGCGGAAGGCTTGACCGTGACCTTCGACGAAGGCGATGCCGAAGCACTTCCCTACCCTGACGCGAGCTTTGACGTAGTCGTTACGATGTTCGGCGCCATGTTCGCGCCTCGGCCAGAGCTGGTGGCGAAGGAATTTGCACGCGTTCTGAGGCCCGGTGGTCTGCTGGCGATGGCGAACTGGAATCCTGAAAGCTTTACCGGCAAGATGCTCCGCGCAGGATCGAAGCACGTTCCTCCTCCACCGGGTATCGCACCGCCGGTCCAGTGGGGTGATGACGCAATCGTGCAGCAGCGCCTTGCTGACGGATTCACCGAAATCCATACGGAACTGGCCCCGATTGCCTTCGATTTACCCGGCGGACCAGAGGCTGCGGTTCAACTGTTTCGCACCTATTACGGGCCGACGTATATGGCGTTCGGACGGTTGGACGAAGCAGGACAAGCAGCCTTGGCCGCGGATATGGTCGCGCTCTGGTCAGAACATAACGTTGCCGACGACCCGGCATCGCACACGCTGGTGCGCAACGAGTATCGAAAGGTAACAGCCCGTCGCGCTTAA
- the lepB gene encoding signal peptidase I — protein sequence MMRRAASFVADAMGQMASSLARLTVVALFVITFIVQPSQIPTGSMIPTLLVGDFVLVNKQVYADPGHFRWLMPYRDPRRDDIIVFHYPIDPAQLLVKRVIAVPGDHVHLHEGQVVLNGEPLKEPFALYTPSGRSPYRDEFPNLQRADPAAEATWWIELRQRIRAGDLPIPPGRYFAMGDNRNNSQDSRFWGLVPRRSLVGDPFLVYLSTAPTPEHPRGHLRFDRIGRIVH from the coding sequence ATGATGCGACGCGCGGCCAGCTTCGTTGCCGATGCAATGGGCCAGATGGCCTCGTCGTTGGCACGGCTTACGGTTGTAGCGCTGTTCGTCATCACATTCATCGTGCAGCCATCGCAGATTCCTACGGGATCGATGATTCCTACGCTGCTCGTGGGCGATTTCGTACTGGTCAACAAGCAGGTCTACGCCGACCCTGGTCACTTCCGCTGGCTCATGCCGTACCGTGATCCGCGCCGCGACGACATAATTGTCTTTCACTACCCCATTGATCCGGCGCAACTGTTGGTGAAGCGTGTGATTGCCGTGCCGGGAGATCATGTCCATCTTCACGAGGGGCAGGTGGTGCTGAACGGCGAGCCCTTGAAGGAACCGTTTGCTCTCTACACGCCGTCGGGTCGTTCGCCGTATCGCGATGAGTTCCCGAATCTGCAGCGCGCTGATCCGGCCGCAGAAGCTACGTGGTGGATTGAACTTCGGCAGCGCATTCGCGCGGGCGACCTGCCTATACCGCCGGGACGCTACTTCGCGATGGGTGATAACCGCAACAACAGCCAGGACAGCCGCTTCTGGGGACTTGTGCCGAGACGTTCATTGGTGGGTGATCCGTTCCTCGTCTACCTGAGCACCGCGCCCACGCCGGAACATCCGCGAGGCCATCTGCGCTTCGATCGCATCGGCAGGATTGTGCATTAA
- a CDS encoding LytTR family DNA-binding domain-containing protein, with product MPLNAVIVDDEALARRELRYLLERAGEVDVVAEASNGLEAVSTVLDHAPDVLFMDVQMPGLDGFGVLKRLMEDRSLRMPEVIFATAFDQYAVRAFEVNAIDYLLKPFEEKRVALAVEKARLRRTGQSSAAAETQLEPVAQASAEERLESLLKLLEVQAQQAVTAPKQRSGKVVVRSAQRLLLVDQREICFASIEEGAISVVTPTLEGMSNVRTLEELLDQLDPETFWRAHRSFVVNIQHIREVVPWFKSSYLLRMDDRKHTEIPVARAQVKRLRELFNL from the coding sequence ATGCCTTTGAACGCAGTCATTGTGGACGATGAAGCGCTGGCGCGGCGCGAACTCCGTTACCTGCTGGAACGCGCTGGCGAGGTCGATGTGGTGGCTGAAGCCTCCAACGGATTGGAAGCAGTATCCACCGTGCTGGACCACGCGCCGGACGTCCTCTTCATGGATGTGCAGATGCCGGGGCTGGACGGCTTCGGCGTGCTGAAACGGCTCATGGAAGACCGCTCGCTGCGCATGCCTGAGGTGATCTTTGCCACGGCGTTCGATCAGTACGCGGTGCGCGCGTTTGAAGTAAACGCCATTGACTATCTGCTGAAGCCATTTGAAGAAAAGCGCGTTGCGCTTGCAGTCGAAAAGGCGCGATTGCGTCGTACAGGACAATCTTCCGCAGCAGCCGAAACACAACTGGAACCCGTAGCGCAGGCAAGCGCCGAGGAGCGTCTGGAAAGCCTTCTGAAGCTGCTGGAAGTACAGGCGCAGCAAGCAGTAACGGCCCCCAAACAGCGTTCCGGCAAGGTAGTGGTTCGTTCCGCCCAACGCCTGTTGTTGGTGGATCAGCGGGAGATCTGCTTCGCTTCCATTGAAGAAGGCGCCATCTCCGTGGTGACGCCAACGCTGGAAGGCATGAGTAATGTCCGCACGCTGGAAGAGTTGTTGGACCAACTTGATCCTGAAACGTTCTGGCGCGCGCACCGTAGCTTCGTGGTGAATATTCAGCACATCCGCGAAGTGGTGCCATGGTTCAAATCCAGCTACCTGCTGCGCATGGACGACCGCAAGCACACAGAGATTCCCGTGGCTCGCGCGCAGGTAAAACGCCTGCGTGAACTCTTCAACCTTTAA
- a CDS encoding DUF4097 family beta strand repeat-containing protein, which translates to MRSITLALLLSGSFLVTASAQSTWDKSYNVNGKPMLQVQVDDAAVRVRSCGGCRTVSVRVDYRNGDPSMWSVAELQGGNGIHFALKHKEMSRGFFGGWHGNSPEVTIMTPTETDLDLRSGDGALTLAGLHGSVSAHTGDGAISAEELVGTLRLTTGDGSITLRRAEGSLYATTGDGSMNLEGRLNQFEARSGDGAVSLHLMPGSTLASSSSVTTGDGSININLPRDLRAEVDVTTGDGRINSSLPFFTNTNGDRGHSHVRGTMNGGGPSLRIHSGDGNISLSGS; encoded by the coding sequence ATGCGATCGATCACTCTGGCGCTGCTTCTATCGGGATCGTTCCTGGTCACGGCCTCTGCCCAATCGACCTGGGACAAGAGTTACAACGTGAATGGAAAGCCCATGTTGCAGGTGCAGGTGGACGACGCAGCTGTGCGTGTGCGGTCCTGCGGTGGTTGCCGCACGGTCAGTGTCCGTGTGGACTATCGCAACGGCGATCCTTCCATGTGGTCCGTCGCCGAGCTGCAAGGTGGCAACGGCATCCACTTCGCGCTGAAGCATAAGGAGATGTCGCGCGGGTTCTTCGGTGGCTGGCATGGCAACTCACCCGAAGTGACCATCATGACGCCCACGGAAACAGATCTGGATCTGCGGAGTGGTGACGGTGCGCTTACCCTTGCCGGCCTTCATGGAAGCGTCTCCGCCCACACAGGTGACGGTGCAATCTCTGCCGAAGAGCTTGTGGGGACGTTGCGACTGACTACCGGTGACGGCAGCATCACGTTGCGCCGCGCCGAAGGCTCACTCTACGCCACCACCGGCGATGGCAGCATGAACCTGGAAGGCCGCCTCAACCAGTTTGAGGCTCGTAGTGGCGACGGTGCGGTTTCGTTGCACCTCATGCCTGGTTCCACGCTGGCGTCTTCATCGTCTGTGACCACCGGCGACGGCAGCATCAACATCAACCTGCCGCGTGATCTGCGCGCTGAGGTGGATGTCACGACAGGCGATGGCCGCATCAATTCTTCGCTTCCGTTCTTCACCAATACGAACGGTGACCGTGGACACTCGCATGTACGCGGCACGATGAACGGTGGAGGTCCCTCTTTGCGGATCCATTCCGGCGATGGCAATATCTCGCTGTCCGGCTCTTAA
- a CDS encoding carboxypeptidase regulatory-like domain-containing protein, whose product MTPIQFPSRMRKGLAQNAVRLMLLAGATAPVMLPGMMMAQAVNGSLLGTVQDKTGAAVPNAKVTITEKATNITHEATTNASGNYSFQNLSQGAYSVNVQMQGFQSETHPSVDVLVNNTTRSDFDLNPGNVTETIEVTDSAPMMQSDRADVSTKIEQQSVETLPMGVNRNFQSLLNLVPGTTPATFQHSQFFNAGSTLQTEVNGLPRMGNAYNIEGIDDDMRTGLLQILIPPADAIGSVEASTNNFQVELGRAIGAVTNVTLKSGTNRFHGSASEYLQNSYFNARSYFAAAAGKVTYNYFGGNISGPIIKDKLFFYGDYFRTADHERTSNTLTIPFAKYYTDNGSGFIDLSDLPTQVYDPATGDPTTGAGRTPFAGNKIPIARVNAVSLGLLQKLPKPNQNLNTLSAPSNNYFVNSPFFKDANTYDVKVDYQITPKDHLSGRFSQQIYSLFQAPSFSSFLGGPGNGGGFAGTGHQNAFSTGLNYDHAFSSTLLTEVRLGVAHYRNTSQPADYGSNDATTAGAPGVNVDQLTSGQLGINIGTFSSGPFIGYSPSMPWIRAEANIDFVNNWTKIVGNHTFRWGVDIRRVRDGLLQGQTYSPRGVTTFGQNQTSIPGGKTGAANDIASLLLDVPSGVGRDLFTYFPDYRQWWYFGFAGDKWQVNNKLTVDLGVRWEYYQPATPAKTGGFSAYDPNTNQLRIAGVGANAMDLGYKKQLNYWAPRTGFAYRVSDNTVVRGGIGMAYMPYADNTWLYNYPVRANNAYTSCGSGSSYLSAQYTCSGNTFSQPVTFQSGFPAPVPIVVPTSGVYQIDPSNSLLNNQTYIYIPQDYHNPYVYSYNFAVQQALPANFSLSVAYVGNHGVRIGAANNINLPDRLNCGTACQPLQIKFQHSAGVTQQFIGFSSNYSSLQTTLSRRFTNGLASSSSYTWGKGLGYQQGDDGAITFFQDLRRNYARNDFDRTNSFSQSVTYELPLGKGKKWANTGFLAQSIGGWKVSGIVLLYSGTPFNVTANGGTINTSGWQQNANLVAPFKKLKGIGNNAYWFDPASFAQPNGCTGYATATPTTVTCPIINGTTVGNTGRNAFTGPGLFQNNASIFKTFGLPMEGTTLDIRMDVFQLTNTPQFSNPSNSITSATFGRVTGTTGSGSGVNGTGGGRSLQLAAIFKF is encoded by the coding sequence GTGACACCTATCCAATTCCCTTCGCGCATGCGAAAAGGTCTGGCGCAGAATGCAGTGCGCCTGATGCTGCTGGCAGGCGCAACCGCTCCCGTAATGCTCCCAGGCATGATGATGGCGCAGGCAGTGAACGGATCGCTGCTGGGCACCGTACAGGACAAGACCGGCGCAGCCGTTCCCAACGCCAAGGTCACCATCACCGAAAAAGCCACCAACATCACCCACGAAGCCACAACCAACGCCAGTGGCAACTACAGCTTCCAGAACCTTTCGCAGGGCGCATACTCCGTGAACGTGCAGATGCAGGGTTTCCAGAGCGAAACGCATCCCAGCGTTGACGTGCTCGTGAACAACACCACGCGTTCTGACTTCGACCTGAACCCCGGCAACGTGACGGAAACCATCGAAGTCACCGACTCCGCACCAATGATGCAGTCCGATCGCGCTGATGTCTCAACGAAGATTGAGCAGCAGAGCGTCGAAACGCTGCCCATGGGCGTGAACCGCAACTTCCAGTCGCTGTTGAACCTGGTTCCCGGCACCACACCTGCAACCTTCCAGCATTCGCAATTCTTCAATGCCGGTTCCACTCTGCAGACCGAAGTCAACGGCCTTCCGCGTATGGGCAATGCCTACAACATCGAAGGCATCGACGATGACATGCGTACGGGCCTGCTCCAGATCCTCATCCCGCCTGCCGACGCAATCGGCTCCGTTGAAGCATCGACCAACAACTTCCAGGTGGAGCTTGGTCGCGCCATCGGCGCTGTCACCAACGTCACTCTGAAGTCCGGTACCAATCGGTTCCACGGTTCTGCGTCTGAGTATCTGCAGAACAGCTACTTCAACGCGCGTTCGTATTTCGCCGCTGCCGCAGGCAAGGTCACCTACAACTACTTCGGTGGCAACATCAGCGGTCCCATCATCAAGGACAAGCTCTTCTTCTACGGTGATTATTTCCGTACCGCCGACCATGAGCGCACATCAAACACGCTGACAATCCCGTTCGCCAAGTACTACACAGATAACGGCAGCGGCTTCATTGACCTGAGTGACCTGCCAACACAGGTATACGATCCTGCAACGGGCGATCCGACCACTGGTGCTGGTCGTACACCTTTCGCTGGCAACAAGATTCCTATTGCCCGCGTAAACGCCGTGTCATTGGGCTTGTTGCAGAAGCTTCCGAAGCCGAATCAGAATCTGAATACGCTTTCGGCCCCCAGCAACAATTACTTCGTTAATTCGCCCTTCTTCAAGGACGCCAATACCTACGACGTTAAGGTCGATTACCAGATCACTCCGAAGGACCACCTTAGCGGACGTTTCAGCCAGCAGATCTATTCGTTGTTCCAGGCGCCATCCTTCTCCAGTTTCCTTGGCGGTCCTGGTAACGGCGGTGGTTTTGCCGGTACAGGCCATCAGAACGCCTTCTCAACCGGTCTGAACTACGATCATGCCTTCTCGTCCACCTTGCTCACCGAAGTTCGGTTGGGCGTGGCACATTACCGCAACACGTCGCAGCCGGCTGACTACGGCTCCAACGACGCCACTACCGCCGGCGCGCCTGGTGTCAACGTCGACCAGTTGACCAGCGGCCAGCTTGGCATCAACATCGGTACCTTCTCCTCGGGGCCGTTCATCGGCTACTCGCCTTCCATGCCTTGGATTCGTGCGGAAGCCAACATCGACTTCGTGAACAACTGGACGAAGATTGTGGGCAACCACACCTTCCGTTGGGGCGTGGATATCCGCCGTGTTCGTGACGGACTGCTGCAGGGTCAAACCTATAGCCCCCGTGGCGTCACCACGTTCGGTCAGAACCAGACCAGCATTCCTGGCGGCAAAACCGGCGCTGCAAACGATATCGCATCATTGCTGCTGGACGTCCCCAGCGGCGTTGGACGCGATCTGTTTACTTACTTCCCTGATTATCGTCAGTGGTGGTACTTCGGCTTCGCTGGCGACAAGTGGCAGGTCAATAACAAGCTAACGGTCGATCTTGGTGTTCGTTGGGAGTACTACCAGCCCGCCACACCAGCGAAGACCGGAGGTTTCTCGGCCTATGACCCGAACACCAACCAGCTTCGTATTGCTGGCGTGGGTGCCAACGCGATGGATCTGGGCTACAAGAAGCAGCTCAACTACTGGGCGCCTCGCACTGGCTTTGCCTACCGCGTAAGCGACAACACTGTGGTTCGAGGTGGTATCGGTATGGCCTATATGCCATATGCCGATAACACGTGGCTCTACAACTATCCCGTGCGCGCCAACAATGCGTACACTTCCTGCGGCTCTGGTAGCAGCTATCTCTCGGCGCAGTACACCTGCTCCGGCAATACCTTCTCGCAGCCTGTAACGTTCCAGAGCGGCTTCCCGGCTCCTGTACCGATCGTTGTTCCCACCTCGGGTGTCTACCAGATCGACCCGTCGAACAGCCTGCTGAATAACCAGACCTACATCTACATCCCGCAGGACTACCACAACCCGTACGTGTATTCGTACAACTTCGCCGTGCAGCAAGCCCTGCCTGCCAACTTCTCGCTGTCTGTTGCGTACGTCGGCAATCACGGTGTCCGCATCGGCGCGGCGAACAACATCAATCTACCCGACCGCCTGAACTGCGGCACGGCATGCCAACCGCTGCAGATCAAGTTCCAGCACTCGGCCGGCGTAACGCAGCAGTTCATCGGTTTCTCCAGCAACTACAGCTCGCTGCAGACCACGTTGAGCCGTCGTTTCACCAACGGCCTGGCTTCAAGCTCGTCCTACACCTGGGGCAAGGGGCTTGGTTATCAGCAAGGCGACGACGGTGCCATCACCTTCTTCCAGGACCTGCGCCGCAACTACGCTCGTAACGACTTCGACCGCACCAACAGCTTCTCGCAGTCTGTCACCTACGAGTTGCCGCTGGGTAAGGGCAAGAAGTGGGCAAACACGGGCTTCCTTGCTCAGTCGATTGGTGGTTGGAAGGTATCGGGTATCGTCCTGCTCTACAGCGGTACACCGTTCAACGTCACGGCGAACGGCGGCACCATCAACACCAGCGGCTGGCAGCAGAATGCAAACCTGGTCGCTCCTTTCAAGAAGCTGAAGGGCATTGGCAATAACGCCTACTGGTTCGATCCCGCATCGTTCGCACAGCCAAACGGATGCACAGGCTATGCGACAGCGACACCGACCACAGTCACCTGCCCAATCATCAATGGCACCACAGTGGGCAACACGGGCCGCAATGCGTTCACTGGCCCTGGCCTCTTCCAGAACAACGCGTCCATCTTCAAGACGTTTGGTCTGCCAATGGAAGGAACCACGCTGGACATTCGTATGGACGTCTTCCAGCTCACCAACACGCCGCAATTCTCCAACCCGTCTAACTCCATCACCAGCGCCACCTTCGGCCGCGTAACCGGTACCACTGGTTCCGGTTCGGGTGTGAACGGCACGGGTGGCGGACGTTCACTCCAACTGGCCGCGATCTTCAAGTTCTAA
- the rnc gene encoding ribonuclease III — protein sequence MAKRSKAAEQVQSAEPAESLEDRLRYQFRNPELLRLALTHSSLAFEKGDGTPNRTTEDNEQLEFLGDAVVGLIVTELLIQHFPDRREGDLTRMRAMLVSGKSMSEAAVRMGIGRDLFLGRGEESTGGRTRSSVLADAVEAIVAAIFRDAGNAGSAPGSGLRAAKSFVEREIFKPRLADLKMAASQGARFGGIVGDWKSALQELLQARGEGQPTYRTLEETGDAHNKRFRVEVLLGDRVMGEGEGGSKKAAQQAAAHIAYDLLNPEIADGVIATA from the coding sequence ATGGCGAAGCGTTCGAAAGCAGCGGAACAGGTGCAGTCAGCGGAACCGGCGGAATCGCTGGAAGACCGCCTGCGCTATCAGTTTCGTAATCCGGAGCTGCTGCGACTGGCGCTGACGCATAGTTCGCTGGCCTTTGAAAAAGGCGACGGCACACCCAACCGCACCACGGAAGACAATGAGCAGCTTGAGTTTCTGGGCGATGCCGTGGTTGGCCTCATCGTTACGGAACTGTTGATTCAACACTTCCCTGACCGCCGTGAAGGCGACCTGACCCGCATGCGCGCCATGCTGGTCAGCGGCAAAAGCATGAGCGAGGCAGCCGTGCGTATGGGCATCGGGCGCGACCTGTTCCTGGGACGCGGCGAGGAATCCACCGGCGGACGGACGCGATCCAGCGTTCTGGCGGATGCGGTGGAAGCCATTGTTGCGGCAATCTTTCGTGATGCCGGAAACGCCGGTTCTGCTCCCGGAAGCGGGTTGCGCGCGGCGAAGTCTTTTGTAGAGCGGGAAATCTTCAAGCCACGGCTGGCGGATCTGAAGATGGCTGCGTCGCAGGGTGCGCGTTTTGGCGGCATTGTGGGCGACTGGAAATCGGCCCTGCAGGAACTGTTGCAGGCGCGCGGCGAAGGGCAGCCCACGTATCGCACCCTGGAAGAGACTGGGGATGCCCACAACAAGCGGTTCCGTGTGGAAGTGCTGTTGGGCGACCGCGTGATGGGCGAGGGTGAGGGCGGTAGCAAGAAAGCCGCGCAGCAGGCTGCGGCCCACATCGCCTATGACCTGCTGAATCCGGAGATTGCGGACGGAGTGATCGCCACCGCATGA